In Electrophorus electricus isolate fEleEle1 chromosome 18, fEleEle1.pri, whole genome shotgun sequence, one genomic interval encodes:
- the LOC113570091 gene encoding KN motif and ankyrin repeat domain-containing protein 4-like — MSVFLEKRLSPTCSSVSWWVREVKCSLGAGHQTGTYQQNEEELGKQGKLHQVDRTDVRSTQTMDAQKVNGFSPKENGSCRRPSSYSVETPYGFHLDLDFLKYVDDIEKGNTIRRVQFQRKQRSQYAGSLSRNLSLPGYGCRTSQWNSIGTLFTKPPLADSEKTSESSGLIRQSETVYSSFRSAEMHATIQAFDEQPLGLHVRPNLLRASSLPLTVLLRKHSESTEDPTSPNGSRDYLVEENGSSEDVFHRPERKIGGVNGTLQQLIAALQRVAELEEEVKNIPELKAQLCILQEERDRLLLKVQSQNNSAGLLDLFAGQPQSTVTSDSVTQLSKAAQSKIKSNDDWMNREYEQLEENVKASSEQVDAMVIPLRTEKAFMEIGGDVQVTKIVRDVKDPLDHGEKTKSLPETLQRKVVMLEQKLHELESELYKTRDLLKEQMQESCTKDERIRELTKNTENVWVRAERGVVHLHCVNNALEIEPSSKDTSVKTLKSEQSVVAYSQEPSNCSQVCLEGNLKTHTSGKPAGSRADMEHHVKRVQELLHEEWECLCRDESSGRVLPSEHLPPRVCSIQKELVSLVSLLSVYVSSAEAVPPPAQESRTEDQISVVDKSKEGESTLPVSCRERSSGGQDVEDSTVMPNFCAQGFDQEILQIDATQPQLWSTTLTTTEQAAKRNNPPETSKGGGDLKETMTDIDLLESTSEAQSPDDQPVKENAKQDSTCSRAESHESSEGEGGRETMVDKDFINACYFLKEHMDEVAEPNDEMRQALMVVFQKWFHIAAEEDSCANTVALYISEVATQTPTVLQFLINMVDDNGNTALHYSLSHSNFNIVKLLLDMGMCDVDLRNKIGYTAIMLASLLPVDSPEDIKVIQQLMEFGDVNARVGQVGQTALHLAVRHGRASTVRLLLAHGANINAQDRAGTTALISACDRGHTDIVRILLMDPDCDVNLTDKGGRSALSLATQASHTEIADLLKARTHTRGQDKCKMS; from the exons atgtctgtgtttcttgAGAAGCGTTTGTCTCCCACTTGCTCTTCTGTCTCTTGGTGGGTGAGAGAAGTGAAGTGCTCCCTTGGAGCAGGACACCAGACTGGCACATACCAACAGAACGAGGAGGAG TTAGGCAAACAAGGAAAACTCCATCAAGTTGATAGAACAGATGTCAGAAGTACACAAACAATGGATGCACAGAAAG TGAATGGTTTTTCTCCAAAAGAGAATGGAAGTTGCAGAAGACCATCCTCTTACTCTGTTGAGACACCCTATGGATTTCATTTAGACCTTGATTTCCTTAAGTATGTGGATGATATTGAAAAAGGCAACACCATCAGGAGAGTGCAGTTTCAACGCAAACAGCGCAGCCAGTATGCTGGCTCCCTGTCACGCAACCTAAGTTTGCCTGGTTATGGCTGCAGAACCTCTCAGTGGAACTCCATTGGCACCTTATTTACCAAGCCTCCACTTGCAGACTCTGAGAAGACTAGTGAGTCATCTGGTCTTATCAGGCAATCAGAGACTGTCTACAGTTCCTTCAGATCTGCTGAGATGCATGCCACTATTCAAGCTTTTGATGAGCAGCCCTTGGGACTTCATGTAAGACCAAATTTACTGCGtgcctccagtttacccctgacAGTGTTACTAAGGAAACACTCAGAGTCTACCGAGGACCCAACCAGCCCCAATGGTTCAAGGGATTATCTTGTAGAAGAAAATGGGTCCTCTGAAGATGTCTTCCACAGACCAGAAAGAAAGATTGGAGGGGTGAATGGGACTCTTCAGCAGCTCATTGCAGCTTTACAACGGGTGGCAGAACTTGAGGAAGAGGTCAAGAACATACCAGAACTCAAAGCCCAGCTGTGCATCCTGCAGGAGGAGCGAGACAGACTCCTCCTCAAAGTCCAATCCCAAAATAATTCTGCAGGGCTCCTGGATTTATTTGCAGGTCAACCACAAAGCACAGTTACTTCAGACTCTGTGACACAGCTTTCCAAAGCTGCACAGagtaaaataaagtcaaatgaTGATTGGATGAATCGGGAATATGAGCAGCTGGAAGAGAATGTCAAGGCATCATCTGAGCAAGTGGATGCAATGGTGATACCCTTAAGAACAGAGAAGGCATTCATGGAAATTGGTGGTGATGTGCAAGTGACTAAGATAGTCAGAGATGTCAAAGATCCTTTGGATCATGGAGAGAAAACCAAGTCCCTTCCTGAGACTCTCCAGAGGAAAGttgtcatgctggaacagaaacTCCATGAGCTAGAGTCAGAATTGTATAAAACAAGAGATTTGCTGAAGGAGCAGATGCAGGAGAGCTGTACAAAAGATGAGAGAATAAGGGAGCTGaccaaaaacactgaaaatgtctggGTCAGGGCCGAGAGGGGAGTGGTGCACCTACACTGTGTGAACAATGCATTGGAGATTGAGCCTTCATCCAAAGACACGTCGGTAAAAACATTAAAGTCAGAACAATCTGTTGTAGCTTATTCACAGGAGCCAAGTAACTGTAGCCAAGTGTGTTTAGAGGGGAACcttaaaacacatacatcagGGAAACCTGCAGGATCACGTGCAGACATGGAACACCATGTGAAAAGAGTACAAGAGCTCCTGCATGAGGAGTGGGAATGTCTCTGCAGAGATGAGTCATCAGGAAGAGTCCTGCCCTCTGAGCACCTGCCTCCACGTGTCTGCTCAATCCAAAAGGAGCTGGTTAGTCTTGTCAGCCTACTCTCAGTTTATGTGTCCTCTGCAGAAGCGGTGCCACCACCAG CCCAAGAGTCCAGGACAGAGGATCAAATATCTGTAGTTGATAAGTCCAAAGAAGGGGAAAGCACTTTACCAGTCAGTTGTAGAGAGAG GTCTAGTGGAGGACAAGATGTAGAGGACAGTACTGTAATGCCAAACTTTTGTGCTCAAGGTTTTGACCAAGAGATTCTCCAAATTGACGCTACTCAACCACAGCTGTGGAGTACTACATTGACCACTACAGAGCAGGCTGCAAAAAGAAACAACCCTCCAGAGACAAGTAAAGGTGGAGGTGACTTAAAAGAGACCATGACAGATATAGATTTACTAGAGTCGACAAGTGAAGCTCAAAGTCCAGATGACCAGCCAGTTAAAGAAAATGCCAAGCAGGACAGCACATGTTCCAGAGCTGAGTCACATGAGTCATCAGAAGGTGAAGGAGGCAG GGAGACAATGGTTGACAAAGACTTTATTAATGCATGTTACTTCCTGAAGGAACATATGGATGAAGTGGCTGAACCAAATGATGAAATG AGACAGGCTCTGATGGTCGTCTTCCAGAAGTGGTTCCATATAGCTGCTGAGGAGGACTCGTGTGCCAACACTGTTGCTCTCTATATCAGTGAAGTGGCCACACAAACGCCAACAGTCCTTCAGTTTCTGATCAACATGGTGGATGACAATGGCAATACAGCCCTGCATTACAGCTTGTCCCATTCCAACTTCAACATTGTCAAACTCCTCTTAGACATGG GCATGTGTGACGTGGACCTGAGAAACAAAATTGGATACACAGCCATAATGCTGGCCTCTCTTTTACCTGTGGATTCTCCAGAGGACATCAAGGTCATCCAGCAACTGATGGAGTTTGGCGATGTTAATGCCCGCGTCGGTCAG GTGGGGCAGACAGCTCTGCACCTGGCAGTCAGGCATGGCCGGGCATCCACTGTTCGCCTTCTGCTGGCACACGGAGCAAACATTAATGCCCAAGATCGAGCGGGCACCACTGCCCTAATTAGTGCCTGCGACCGCGGGCACACTGACATCGTGCGAATACTGCTCATGGACCCTGACTGTGATGTCAACCTAACAGATAAG GGTGGCCGCAGTGCGTTGTCGCTGGCCACGCAGGCCTCCCACACAGAGATAGCCGATCTGCTCAAAGCCCGCACCCACACCAGAGGCCAGGACAAATGCAAGATGTCTTAG
- the LOC113570092 gene encoding low-density lipoprotein receptor-related protein 8 isoform X3, translating into MMTTAPTTATRKTVKTCAPSDFACENGQCVPGRWRCDGEPECPDGSDEAEATCTARQTCPPDKFDCGGKCVALSWRCDGERDCENGTDEEDCAADARACPSAEFQCRNRKCLAPAYVCDGDDDCGDASDEEKCSPPTCGPHEFRCNSSECVPQPWTCDGDPDCSDGSDEWVGRCGGRASRPAPPPGRRPECGAGAFHCGSGECIRQAWRCDRDPDCKDKSDELDCPLLTCRPDEFQCGDGSCIHGMKQCNKAFDCLDRSDEAGCVNATKCDGPLKFLCRNGECIDSAKVCDDVKDCKDRSDEPKKECGLNECILNNGGCSHICVDRPISFECKCPAGYKLLDKRTCGDIDECENPDACSQICVNLKGDFKCECHRGYDMDPVSKTCKAEGKSPYLMFTNRHEIRRIDLVKRDYTQVVPTQKNAVAIDVDVAANRMFWCDRFHRRIYSAYIHEASDPSRHLTLIGAGLHSPEGLALDWVQHNLYWTDSGSRSISVASADGSRRRILIDSDLSEPRAIAVDPEQGFMYWSDWGMRPKIEKAGMNGVDRQVLVSEGIEWPNGITLDVVGKRLYWVDSKLHLISSIDVNGAQRRVVLSSTERLGHPYALAVFEDRVYWTDRTKEAVYSANRLTGQDVTSLAEHLNDPHDIVVFHELNQPQAPDSCNLAGVSNGGCDFLCLRAPQISEHSPKYTCACPDGEELSPETRLCVPVQNITAPPSSLPGKGTMEMDIGAEVAVTSQADGAIETSHPAGLSPRPHHQDAAGTATAATWRPALVLNPASGDAGNLSQHSGNEVFLLGHSLTVAVLGVVVPVVPVVATVVFGLACGAAYLIYRTWRSRSTKSMNFDNPVYRKTTGDADDDEIHIGRAEGLAGHCHPYPVPVAGVGSVGTGTCPPFIALPLGSGVPDPATHWYTEQPTISSSK; encoded by the exons CAGCTAGGCAGACGTGCCCGCCAGACAAGTTCGACTGCGGGGGGAAGTGCGTGGCGTTGTCGTGGCGATGCGATGGCGAGAGGGACTGCGAAAACGGCACCGATGAGGAAGACTGTGCAGCAG ACGCCCGGGCCTGCCCGTCTGCTGAGTTCCAGTGCCGGAACCGCAAGTGCCTGGCGCCGGCCTACGTGTGCGACGGCGACGACGACTGCGGCGACGCCAGCGACGAGGAGAAGTGCTCGCCGCCCACGTGCGGGCCGCACGAGTTCCGCTGCAACAGCTCAGAGTGTGTGCCCCAGCCCTGGACTTGCGACGGCGACCCCGATTGCTCTGATGGCTCAGACGAGTGGGTGGGGCGGTGTGGGGGCAGAGCAAGCCGGCCGGCCCCACCCCCTGGCCGCAGGCCGGAGTGCGGCGCAGGAGCATTCCATTGTGGCAGTGGGGAGTGCATCAGGCAAGCATGGAGGTGCGACAGAGATCCAGACTGCAAGGACAAGTCAGACGAACTCGACTGCC CTCTCCTAACGTGCCGTCCGGATGAGTTCCAGTGTGGTGACGGCTCCTGCATCCATGGCATGAAGCAATGCAACAAAGCCTTCGACTGTCTCGACAGGAGCGATGAGGCTGGCTGTGtcaatg CCACTAAGTGCGACGGTCCCCTGAAGTTCCTGTGCAGAAACGGCGAGTGCATCGACAGCGCCAAGGTGTGTGACGACGTCAAGGACTGCAAGGACCGATCCGACGAGCCCAAGAAGGAGTGCG GTTTGAATGAATGCATACTAAACAATGGAGGCTGTTCCCATATTTGCGTGGACCGGCCCATCAGTTTTGAGTGCAAATGTCCTGCTGGATACAAACTCCTGGATAAAAGAACATGTGGTG ACATCGATGAATGTGAGAACCCAGATGCCTGCAGTCAGATCTGTGTCAACCTCAAAGGGGACTTCAAGTGCGAATGCCACCGGGGCTACGACATGGACCCAGTGAGCAAGACCTGTAAGGCAGAAG GCAAGAGCCCCTACCTGATGTTCACCAACCGACACGAGATCCGCCGTATCGACCTAGTGAAGCGGGACTACACGCAGGTTGTGCCCACCCAGAAGAACGCCGTGGCTATCGACGTAGACGTGGCCGCCAACCGCATGTTCTGGTGCGACCGCTTTCACCGCAGGATCTACAG TGCTTACATCCATGAGGCCAGTGACCCGTCACGCCACCTGACCCTGATTGGCGCCGGGCTGCACTCTCCAGAAGGCCTGGCCCTTGACTGGGTCCAGCACAACCTCTACTGGACTGACTCTGGCAGCAGGAGCATCTCTGTGGCATCAGCTGATGGAAGCAGGAGGCGGATCCTTATTGACAGCGACCTGAGCGAGCCGCGCGCCATCGCTGTGGACCCGGAGCAGGG GTTCATGTACTGGTCAGACTGGGGAATGAGGCCTAAGATCGAGAAGGCAGGAATGAACGGAGTAGATCGGCAGGTATTGGTGTCCGAGGGCATTGAGTGGCCCAATGGAATCACACTTG acgTGGTGGGTAAGCGCTTGTACTGGGTAGACTCGAAGCTCCACCTCATCTCCAGTATTGATGTCAATGGAGCACAACGCAGGGTGGTCCTGTCCTCCACTGAGAGACTCGGGCATCCCTATGCCCTTGCAGTGTTCGag GACCGGGTGTACTGGACAGACCGAACGAAGGAGGCCGTGTACAGCGCCAACAGACTCACGGGTCAGGATGTGACCAGCCTGGCCGAACACCTCAACGACCCGCACGACATAGTGGTCTTTCACGAGCTGAATCAGCCCCAGG CTCCCGACAGCTGCAACTTGGCTGGCGTGAGCAACGGCGGCTGCGACTTCCTGTGTCTCCGTGCACCTCAGATCAGTGAACACTCACCAAAGTACACCTGCGCATGCCCCGACGGCGAGGAACTCAGCCCAGAAACTCGCCTCTGTGTGCCTG TCCAGAACATCACAGCACCGCCTTCCAGCCTTCCTGGCAAGGGCACCATGGAGATGGACATTGGTGCGGAGGTGGCTGTGACATCTCAGGCAGATGGCGCCATAGAGACCAGTCACCCAGCGGGCCTCTCGCCCAGACCTCACCACCAGGACGCGGCGGgcacagcaacagcagccaCCTGGAGACCAGCGCTAGTGCTGAACCCTGCTTCAGGAGATGCAGGCAATCTTTCCCAACACT CTGGTAACGAGGTGTTCCTCCTCGGCCACAGTCTGACCGTGGCGGTGCTTGGAGTTGTCGTCCCTGTAG TTCCTGTCGTTGCCACAGTGGTGTTCGGCCTGGCGTGCGGCGCTGCCTACCTCATCTACCGCacctggaggagcaggagcacCAAAAGCATGAACTTCGACAACCCTGTCTACCGCAAGACCACCGGCGATGCCGACGATGACGAGATCCACATCGGACGGGCGGAGGGGCTGGCTGGACACTGCCACCCCTACCCGGTCCCGGTGGCAGGCGTGGGCAGCGTGGGCACTGGCACGTGTCCACCCTTCATCGCTCTCCCTCTCGGGAGCGGCGTGCCCGACCCTGCCACGCACTGGTACACGGAGCAGCCTACCATATCCAGTTCCAAGTGA